Proteins encoded in a region of the Flammeovirga yaeyamensis genome:
- a CDS encoding S46 family peptidase, whose product MKRYLQGTLIALLLLPLSAWAHEGMWLPSLLQQLNEEDMQANGFKLTAEDIYSVNKSSMKDAVVWFGRGCTGEVVSDKGLILTNHHCGYGQIQSHSSVEKDLLTEGFAAQSFGEELPNPGLTVSFVVRIDDVTSKVLNGVTDGMKEDDRQKVIAENIKKVGDAAVKGTHYDYQIKPFFYGNEYYMFTMETFSDIRLVFAPPSSVGKFGGDTDNWVWPRHTGDFSIFRIYAGKDGKPAEYSEDNVPFTPRYHFPISLNGVKADDFTMVYGFPGRTQQYLPSEGVDYTVNKSNPIKIAMREKTIAILDKNMKADDAVRIKYSAKKARVANAYKKWIGESKGLERLNAIDKKEEQEKMFADAVKNKPEYAGLLEKFEKQFAAVEKYQLARDLYIEELYYGPEILRFSLGFNELKKYEAGTPEFIATVSKLKSAAKGFFKNYDKGTDQEIFVSASSLYSDAIDPSFLPDAFKTAKEKGNFDKLAASVYKKSIFCNEEKLMALLNGNESAILGKVKKDPAFVLANDIYEIFNNKVVFEYKTLSEEINLSMRTYVKALREVFPNREYVANNKGASKKYWSDANSTLRVTYGKIEGSEPRDGVEFKHYTTLEGVMEKRLQDVPKTHEFYVHQKLIDLYNKKDYGQYGEDGKMIVCITGSNHTTGGNSGSPVINAEGQLIGINFDRTWESTMSDLMFDPVKCRNIIVDIRYVLFIVDKYGECPRLIEEMNLVKN is encoded by the coding sequence ATGAAAAGATACTTACAAGGAACACTAATAGCTCTATTATTGTTGCCCTTATCGGCATGGGCACACGAAGGAATGTGGCTTCCTTCACTACTACAACAACTTAACGAAGAAGATATGCAGGCCAATGGCTTTAAATTGACTGCAGAAGATATCTATTCAGTAAACAAATCAAGTATGAAAGATGCTGTGGTTTGGTTTGGAAGAGGTTGTACTGGTGAAGTCGTTTCTGACAAAGGCCTTATTCTTACTAACCACCACTGTGGTTATGGACAAATTCAATCACACTCTTCAGTAGAAAAAGATTTATTGACAGAAGGTTTTGCAGCTCAATCGTTTGGTGAAGAGCTTCCTAACCCTGGTTTAACAGTTTCTTTCGTTGTTAGAATTGACGATGTTACTTCAAAAGTTCTAAATGGAGTAACTGATGGTATGAAAGAAGATGACCGTCAGAAAGTAATTGCAGAAAACATTAAGAAAGTAGGTGATGCTGCTGTAAAAGGTACACACTATGATTACCAAATCAAGCCTTTCTTCTATGGTAACGAATACTACATGTTTACTATGGAAACTTTCTCAGATATCCGTTTGGTATTTGCTCCTCCTTCATCGGTAGGTAAATTCGGTGGAGATACAGATAACTGGGTATGGCCTCGTCATACAGGTGACTTCTCTATTTTCCGTATTTATGCTGGAAAAGATGGTAAACCTGCAGAGTACTCTGAGGACAATGTTCCTTTCACACCAAGATACCACTTCCCTATCTCTTTAAACGGAGTGAAGGCAGATGATTTCACTATGGTTTATGGATTCCCTGGTAGAACACAGCAATACTTACCTTCGGAAGGAGTAGATTATACAGTAAACAAATCTAATCCTATCAAAATTGCAATGAGAGAAAAGACGATCGCAATTTTAGATAAGAACATGAAAGCGGATGATGCGGTAAGAATCAAATACTCTGCGAAGAAAGCAAGAGTAGCTAATGCTTACAAAAAATGGATTGGTGAAAGTAAAGGTTTAGAGCGTTTAAATGCTATCGATAAAAAAGAAGAGCAAGAAAAAATGTTCGCCGATGCTGTAAAGAACAAACCTGAGTATGCTGGTTTGTTAGAGAAGTTTGAAAAGCAATTTGCTGCCGTTGAGAAATATCAATTGGCAAGAGATTTATACATCGAAGAGTTGTACTACGGTCCTGAGATCTTACGTTTCTCTTTAGGTTTTAACGAGCTTAAAAAATATGAAGCAGGTACGCCTGAATTCATTGCTACGGTTTCAAAGTTGAAAAGTGCGGCAAAAGGTTTCTTTAAAAACTACGATAAAGGAACAGATCAAGAAATCTTTGTTTCTGCCTCTTCATTATATTCTGATGCTATCGATCCATCTTTCTTACCTGACGCGTTTAAAACTGCTAAAGAGAAAGGTAACTTTGATAAATTAGCTGCATCTGTTTACAAGAAAAGTATTTTCTGTAATGAAGAGAAATTGATGGCATTACTTAATGGAAACGAGAGTGCTATTTTAGGTAAAGTAAAAAAGGACCCTGCTTTTGTTTTAGCTAATGATATTTACGAGATCTTCAATAATAAAGTGGTATTTGAATACAAAACACTTTCTGAAGAAATCAATTTATCAATGAGAACTTACGTAAAGGCTTTAAGAGAAGTATTCCCTAACCGAGAGTATGTTGCTAATAACAAAGGAGCTAGTAAGAAATACTGGTCAGATGCCAACTCAACTTTAAGAGTTACATATGGTAAAATTGAAGGTTCTGAACCAAGAGATGGTGTTGAATTCAAACATTATACGACTCTAGAAGGTGTAATGGAGAAAAGATTACAAGACGTACCAAAGACTCATGAATTCTATGTACACCAAAAATTGATCGACCTTTACAACAAGAAAGATTACGGTCAATACGGTGAAGATGGAAAAATGATCGTTTGTATTACAGGCTCTAACCATACCACTGGTGGTAACTCGGGTTCTCCTGTTATCAATGCAGAAGGTCAGTTGATCGGTATCAACTTCGATAGAACTTGGGAATCGACCATGTCAGATTTGATGTTCGATCCAGTAAAATGTAGAAATATTATCGTTGATATTCGCTATGTATTATTTATCGTTGATAAATATGGTGAATGTCCTCGTTTAATTGAAGAAATGAATTTAGTGAAAAACTAA
- the lgt gene encoding prolipoprotein diacylglyceryl transferase, protein METILAFITWDVNPEIFPSISWLPVRWYGLLFSLGFLIGTYIMAKIFVRENRPESDADAILLYMVVATVIGARLGHVVFYQPDYYFTPAHFIEIFQVWKGGLASHGGAIGIIIALYYYAKKRPDQPWLWILDRIVIPVALAGCFIRFGNLMNSEIVGKPAEVAWAFIFTRLDNIPRHPAQLYESLTYLGIFFILGGIYKKQGPALPQGRLFGLFLVLVFGMRFVWEFFKENQVGFEQGMEFNMGQLLSIPAVLGGLYFIWRSTTPAAAPPPFPEKNPNLNKDKK, encoded by the coding sequence ATGGAAACAATACTAGCATTCATTACTTGGGATGTCAATCCTGAAATATTTCCAAGTATATCTTGGTTACCGGTTAGATGGTACGGTCTTTTATTCTCTCTTGGATTTTTGATCGGTACTTATATCATGGCTAAAATCTTTGTTCGCGAAAACAGACCAGAATCTGATGCCGACGCTATCTTGTTATATATGGTTGTCGCTACTGTAATTGGTGCACGTCTAGGTCACGTGGTATTCTACCAGCCAGATTACTATTTTACACCAGCTCATTTTATTGAAATCTTCCAAGTATGGAAGGGTGGGTTAGCTTCACATGGTGGTGCTATCGGTATCATCATCGCATTGTATTATTACGCTAAAAAACGTCCAGATCAACCTTGGTTATGGATTTTAGATAGAATCGTCATTCCAGTAGCTTTAGCAGGATGTTTTATCCGTTTTGGTAACTTAATGAACTCTGAGATTGTTGGTAAGCCAGCAGAAGTTGCATGGGCATTTATCTTTACAAGGTTGGATAATATTCCAAGACACCCTGCTCAGCTTTACGAATCGCTTACTTACTTAGGTATCTTCTTTATTTTAGGTGGTATCTACAAAAAACAAGGTCCTGCTTTACCACAGGGTAGATTATTCGGTCTTTTCCTTGTTTTAGTATTCGGTATGCGTTTCGTTTGGGAATTCTTTAAAGAAAACCAAGTTGGTTTTGAACAAGGCATGGAATTCAATATGGGACAATTATTAAGTATCCCTGCCGTCTTAGGTGGTTTGTACTTTATTTGGAGATCAACTACTCCAGCTGCAGCCCCTCCTCCATTCCCGGAAAAGAATCCTAACCTAAATAAGGATAAAAAATAA
- the ilvE gene encoding branched-chain-amino-acid transaminase, with protein MVKYYDQDTVIFHNGEFVKAAESKADLFSQSLHYGNGVFDAMRAYGTALGPNIFKAREHFTRFLEAANTMHLGLDYTVDELVGVSYQLLEENGFTDAYIRPLVYAEANMDLTPTKKHNIFIAAWRWDKFLGKDLLDITISAYTRPSPHSFNVEAKISGHYINSIVSIAEAKERGFDDALLLDVDGYIAEGTGANFFFEKGGKLYTSKKGHIYPGITRNVVFDIAKSLGVEVVEGQYKPEDLKDIDGAFFTGTAAQITGINSIDRHLVLKDWEETIGFEVFEKYRQYVTQSEYDNYSII; from the coding sequence ATGGTGAAGTATTATGATCAAGACACAGTAATTTTCCACAATGGAGAATTCGTAAAAGCAGCAGAGTCGAAAGCAGATTTGTTTTCGCAGTCATTACACTATGGTAATGGCGTATTTGACGCTATGAGAGCGTACGGAACCGCTTTGGGTCCAAACATCTTTAAAGCAAGAGAACACTTTACTCGTTTTCTTGAAGCAGCAAATACAATGCACCTCGGTCTCGATTATACGGTAGATGAATTGGTGGGAGTTTCTTATCAGTTGTTGGAAGAAAATGGTTTTACTGATGCATACATTAGACCGCTAGTATATGCAGAAGCAAACATGGACTTAACACCAACGAAGAAGCACAACATTTTTATAGCAGCTTGGAGATGGGATAAATTCTTAGGGAAAGACCTTTTGGATATCACAATCTCTGCCTACACAAGGCCAAGTCCGCATTCATTTAATGTAGAGGCAAAGATTTCTGGGCACTACATTAATTCAATTGTTTCTATTGCAGAAGCTAAAGAAAGAGGATTTGATGATGCTTTATTATTGGATGTTGATGGATATATCGCGGAAGGTACAGGCGCCAACTTCTTCTTTGAAAAAGGAGGAAAGCTTTATACTTCTAAAAAAGGACATATCTATCCTGGCATCACAAGAAATGTAGTTTTTGATATTGCAAAATCATTAGGAGTAGAGGTGGTAGAAGGACAATACAAGCCCGAGGATCTAAAAGATATCGATGGTGCGTTCTTTACAGGTACTGCTGCTCAAATTACAGGTATCAACTCAATCGATAGACATTTAGTCTTGAAAGATTGGGAAGAAACAATTGGTTTTGAAGTATTCGAGAAATACAGACAATACGTGACACAATCAGAATACGATAACTATTCTATTATATAA
- the lepB gene encoding signal peptidase I: MSNKKKKGFLREWGDALLFAVVAATFIRWIAFEAFTIPTSSMEKSLYIGDFLFVSKLHYGPRTPKTPLQVPLTHQKIWGTDINSFSDAIQLPQFRLPGFSEVKNNDVVVFNYPAELNDYPTDLKTNYIKRCIGIAGDDIEIKEQVVYINGQKADYGDYVNLQTGYDMVTKQLLTKDALEELSIYYNIHDVAIFPSPERANYINEQYGGYVISKSSENNTYTYKNVNLTDKQVEELKKNPLVVSLTKVMDIEPSPNIFGSAVNNWSTDNFGPLHIPKEGEEVKITTETWPYYKDIIQKYEENDNPQFKGGKLYIGGQETDIYTIQQNYYFMMGDNRHNSLDSRFWGFVPEDHIIGKAVMTWFSRNPNPDTGSVRWDRILHIIDSDFQLPSIIKIIILAIFFGTIFFFSKKEKANKGIDNN, encoded by the coding sequence ATGAGTAATAAAAAGAAAAAAGGATTTTTAAGGGAATGGGGCGATGCTCTACTTTTTGCAGTAGTAGCTGCAACATTTATTCGTTGGATTGCTTTTGAAGCCTTCACGATCCCTACCTCATCCATGGAAAAATCTCTTTACATTGGTGATTTTCTATTCGTAAGTAAATTACATTACGGTCCTCGTACTCCGAAGACACCTCTTCAAGTTCCACTTACACATCAAAAAATCTGGGGAACTGATATTAATTCATTCTCTGATGCCATTCAATTACCTCAGTTTCGTTTACCTGGATTTAGCGAGGTGAAGAACAATGATGTGGTTGTTTTCAACTACCCAGCTGAATTGAATGATTATCCAACGGATTTGAAAACCAATTATATCAAAAGATGTATTGGTATTGCTGGTGATGATATCGAGATCAAAGAGCAAGTAGTTTATATAAACGGACAAAAAGCGGATTATGGCGATTATGTTAACCTTCAAACAGGTTATGATATGGTCACAAAACAATTGCTTACTAAAGATGCTTTAGAGGAATTAAGTATTTACTATAATATCCATGATGTTGCTATCTTCCCGTCTCCAGAAAGAGCAAATTACATTAATGAACAGTATGGTGGATATGTTATTTCGAAATCAAGTGAGAACAATACCTACACTTACAAGAATGTAAATCTTACTGATAAGCAGGTAGAGGAGTTGAAGAAGAATCCATTAGTTGTGTCATTGACTAAAGTGATGGATATTGAACCAAGTCCAAACATTTTTGGGTCTGCTGTAAACAATTGGTCAACTGATAATTTTGGACCATTACACATTCCAAAAGAAGGTGAAGAGGTAAAAATTACTACTGAAACTTGGCCTTATTACAAAGACATCATTCAGAAGTATGAGGAAAATGACAATCCTCAGTTCAAAGGTGGAAAGTTATACATCGGAGGACAAGAAACAGATATTTATACTATTCAACAGAATTACTATTTCATGATGGGTGATAATAGACACAATTCTTTGGATTCAAGATTCTGGGGTTTTGTTCCTGAAGATCACATTATTGGTAAAGCTGTAATGACTTGGTTCTCTAGAAACCCTAATCCTGATACGGGTTCTGTTCGATGGGATCGTATCTTACACATTATCGATAGCGACTTCCAATTACCAAGCATTATCAAGATTATTATATTGGCTATTTTCTTTGGAACAATTTTCTTTTTCTCAAAAAAAGAAAAAGCGAATAAAGGGATTGACAATAACTAA
- a CDS encoding antibiotic biosynthesis monooxygenase family protein, with product MIAKTPTPPYYAVIFTSIRTEVQEGYEVTADLMVEIAQQQEGFLGMESARDGIGITVSYWKDLESIRKWKANSDHLTAQKMGREKWYEGYTTRIARVEREYSF from the coding sequence ATGATTGCCAAAACTCCAACTCCTCCCTACTATGCAGTTATCTTCACAAGTATCAGAACTGAAGTTCAAGAAGGTTATGAAGTGACTGCTGATTTAATGGTAGAAATAGCACAACAGCAAGAAGGATTTTTAGGAATGGAAAGTGCCCGAGATGGAATCGGAATCACTGTATCTTATTGGAAAGATTTAGAATCGATCAGAAAATGGAAAGCGAATAGCGATCATTTAACTGCTCAAAAAATGGGAAGAGAGAAGTGGTATGAGGGGTATACGACGAGGATTGCGAGGGTGGAGAGGGAGTACTCGTTTTAG
- a CDS encoding DUF5683 domain-containing protein: protein MPKFFKFLSFFSLILCLLSVSNNVLAQVETDSVYRNMTEDEKVAYNERVIDSLNSLKQMPNHIDQKERKRKKRTQYKSLTGPTQASFYTIVIPGLGQIHNNKAWKIPILYGGYAVFGYFIKFNHTNYIESSHWLAYKADADPTNDDLIPEIYRNLSVDNLVSRRDRFRRDRDFMIIVSCGWYLLGALDAAVDQHLKYYDVSEDLSFQFKPAAIPDPLTGLPALGATLTLNINSK, encoded by the coding sequence ATGCCTAAATTCTTTAAATTTTTATCTTTCTTTTCGCTCATCTTATGCCTATTGTCAGTTTCAAATAATGTGCTTGCACAAGTTGAAACTGATTCTGTGTATAGAAATATGACGGAAGACGAAAAAGTGGCTTATAATGAAAGAGTGATCGATTCACTTAATTCATTAAAACAAATGCCCAATCATATTGATCAGAAAGAAAGAAAAAGGAAGAAACGAACTCAGTATAAAAGTTTAACAGGACCAACACAAGCTTCTTTTTATACCATTGTTATCCCCGGTTTAGGTCAGATACACAATAATAAAGCTTGGAAAATACCTATCCTTTATGGTGGGTACGCCGTGTTTGGTTACTTCATTAAATTTAATCATACCAATTATATAGAAAGTAGTCATTGGTTGGCTTATAAAGCTGATGCTGATCCAACCAACGATGATTTAATTCCTGAAATCTACAGAAACCTATCTGTTGACAACTTGGTCTCAAGAAGGGATCGTTTTCGTAGAGATCGAGATTTTATGATTATTGTTTCTTGTGGTTGGTACTTATTGGGAGCATTGGATGCCGCTGTTGATCAACATTTAAAATATTATGATGTCAGCGAGGATCTCTCTTTTCAATTTAAACCGGCTGCTATTCCAGATCCATTAACCGGATTACCTGCATTAGGAGCAACTTTAACTTTAAATATAAATTCGAAATAG
- a CDS encoding ParA family protein — MGKIIAIANQKGGVGKTTTSVNLAASFAVLEYNTLLVDADPQANSTSGLNLDPKEERKSIYNCMVEDINAEDIIVASEFDNLDIIPSHIDLVGAEIEMIDIEDRETRMLKALEQVKDKYDFIIIDCSPSLNLITVNALTAADSVIIPVQCEYYALEGLDKLLKTIDLIQSRLNPNLLIEGILMTMYDTRLRLSNLVVEDVRKNLGDLVFKVIIPRNIKISEAPSFGVPVIEHDAVSKGAVSYLNLAQEILKRNKIEVKA, encoded by the coding sequence ATGGGCAAGATCATAGCTATTGCTAATCAAAAAGGTGGCGTAGGTAAAACAACAACTTCGGTGAATTTAGCTGCAAGCTTTGCTGTTTTAGAATATAATACACTTTTAGTTGATGCAGATCCACAAGCAAACTCCACATCAGGATTAAATTTAGATCCTAAGGAAGAAAGAAAAAGTATCTACAACTGCATGGTAGAAGATATTAATGCAGAAGATATTATTGTGGCCTCTGAATTTGATAATTTAGATATAATTCCATCTCATATCGACCTTGTAGGGGCCGAAATCGAGATGATTGATATAGAAGATAGAGAAACAAGAATGTTGAAAGCACTTGAACAAGTGAAAGACAAATATGATTTCATTATCATTGATTGTTCTCCATCGTTAAATTTAATTACAGTAAATGCACTTACTGCTGCAGATTCTGTAATTATACCTGTGCAATGTGAATATTATGCATTAGAAGGATTGGATAAACTTTTAAAGACTATTGACTTGATCCAATCACGTCTAAATCCTAACTTGTTGATCGAGGGGATTTTGATGACTATGTATGATACGCGTTTGAGACTTTCTAATTTAGTAGTGGAAGACGTGAGAAAGAATTTAGGTGATTTAGTATTTAAGGTGATCATCCCTAGAAACATTAAAATTAGTGAGGCTCCTAGTTTTGGTGTTCCTGTGATTGAGCACGATGCGGTGAGTAAAGGTGCTGTCAGCTACCTCAACTTAGCACAAGAAATATTAAAACGTAACAAGATTGAAGTAAAAGCATAG
- a CDS encoding ParB/RepB/Spo0J family partition protein — translation MPEKQEKKTLKRRNALGKGLGALLGENKSDAQPEEVVEQVAPTPEVTQQVVEKLDEIAISEIERNPYQPRLEFESDALKELADSIRVQGIIQPITVRKLTEHQYQIISGERRWRASQMAGLEKIPAYVRGANDTQMLEMALIENIQREDLNPIEISITYQRLIAECDLKQEELGDRVGKKRSTVANYLRLLKLPPEIQAGLRSNSISMGHARALVNVNSIEVQLMIYDMIIKNELSVRKTENLVRDVIQGKDLKSASAKAKSQPLDFEFSRLQRDLSTHFGTQIKINNASDGKGEIKIPYTSVEDLNRILDILKTH, via the coding sequence ATGCCAGAGAAACAAGAAAAGAAAACATTAAAAAGGAGAAATGCACTAGGTAAAGGTTTAGGTGCCTTACTGGGTGAAAATAAATCTGATGCTCAACCTGAGGAAGTAGTGGAACAAGTAGCCCCTACTCCAGAGGTAACACAACAAGTTGTCGAAAAACTTGATGAAATTGCCATTTCTGAGATCGAAAGAAATCCTTATCAACCTCGTTTGGAGTTTGAAAGTGATGCACTTAAAGAATTGGCAGATTCTATTCGTGTTCAGGGTATTATTCAGCCTATTACAGTCAGAAAACTAACAGAACATCAATATCAAATTATTTCGGGCGAACGTAGATGGAGAGCCTCTCAAATGGCGGGATTGGAAAAGATTCCAGCTTATGTAAGAGGAGCCAACGATACTCAAATGCTTGAAATGGCTTTGATTGAAAATATTCAGAGAGAAGACCTCAATCCTATAGAAATTTCAATCACATACCAACGTTTAATCGCTGAATGTGATCTAAAACAAGAGGAACTTGGTGATCGAGTAGGAAAAAAACGTTCTACTGTGGCCAATTACCTTCGTTTATTGAAGCTTCCACCGGAAATTCAAGCAGGTCTAAGAAGTAATAGTATTTCTATGGGACATGCTCGTGCTTTGGTAAACGTAAATAGTATCGAGGTGCAATTGATGATCTATGATATGATTATCAAGAATGAACTCTCTGTAAGAAAAACTGAAAACCTTGTTAGAGATGTGATTCAAGGTAAAGATCTTAAAAGTGCTAGTGCTAAAGCCAAAAGTCAACCACTTGATTTTGAATTCAGCCGTTTGCAAAGAGATTTATCAACTCACTTTGGTACTCAGATTAAAATTAATAATGCTTCAGATGGAAAAGGTGAAATTAAGATTCCTTACACATCTGTTGAAGATTTAAATAGAATACTTGACATTCTTAAAACACACTGA
- the tsaD gene encoding tRNA (adenosine(37)-N6)-threonylcarbamoyltransferase complex transferase subunit TsaD: MSGIILAIESSCDETSASVVSHGNVLSNIVSTQEVHQKYGGVVPELASRAHQKNILPVVSEALKEAKIEKSDLDAVAFTKGPGLLGALLVGASFAKGMAMSLDIPLIGVNHMQAHILAHFIDDPKPQFPFLCLTVSGGHTQLVVVKSPLEMEVVGETIDDAVGEAFDKTAKIMGLDYPGGPLIDKYAKDGDPLKFEFPNVNIPDYNFSFSGIKTAFLNFMRKESQKNENFIEENKADICASIQHTLIKILMKKLIKASKELNIKEIGIAGGVSANSSLRNTILEEGKKRGWNVFIPDFEHCTDNAAMIAMAAHYQFEGNDFEALSTSPNPRMKFTGTNE; encoded by the coding sequence ATGAGCGGTATTATTTTAGCTATAGAGTCGTCATGTGACGAAACTTCAGCTTCAGTAGTAAGTCACGGTAACGTGCTTAGTAATATAGTTTCCACGCAAGAAGTACACCAAAAATACGGAGGTGTGGTTCCGGAGTTAGCCTCGAGGGCACATCAAAAGAATATTTTACCAGTTGTTAGCGAAGCTTTAAAAGAGGCCAAAATCGAAAAATCGGATTTGGATGCGGTAGCTTTTACAAAAGGTCCAGGACTTTTAGGAGCCTTACTAGTCGGTGCTTCTTTTGCCAAAGGTATGGCCATGTCATTAGATATTCCTTTGATTGGTGTAAACCATATGCAAGCACACATTCTTGCTCATTTTATTGATGATCCTAAACCTCAGTTTCCCTTCTTGTGTCTTACTGTAAGTGGAGGACACACCCAATTAGTCGTAGTGAAATCGCCATTAGAAATGGAAGTTGTAGGAGAAACTATAGATGATGCTGTAGGCGAAGCCTTCGATAAAACAGCAAAGATTATGGGGTTAGATTATCCAGGAGGGCCATTAATTGATAAGTATGCTAAAGATGGAGACCCACTTAAATTTGAATTCCCTAATGTAAATATTCCGGATTATAATTTTTCGTTCAGTGGCATTAAAACCGCTTTCTTGAATTTTATGCGAAAAGAAAGTCAGAAGAATGAAAACTTCATTGAAGAAAACAAAGCAGATATTTGCGCAAGTATTCAGCATACCCTCATCAAGATTTTGATGAAGAAGTTGATTAAAGCATCAAAGGAATTAAATATTAAAGAAATTGGAATTGCTGGTGGAGTTTCTGCAAATTCATCACTTAGAAATACTATATTAGAAGAGGGAAAGAAAAGAGGATGGAATGTCTTTATTCCTGATTTCGAACATTGCACAGATAATGCTGCTATGATTGCTATGGCTGCCCATTATCAGTTCGAAGGAAACGACTTTGAAGCATTAAGCACCTCTCCAAATCCTAGAATGAAGTTTACAGGAACTAACGAATAA
- the dapB gene encoding 4-hydroxy-tetrahydrodipicolinate reductase produces MNFLLIGYGKMGKTIEGILKERGHNIVNIIDLNNREDLINIDPSTVDVAIEFTQPSSAYDNIKVCLDKGIRVVSGTTGWLDKKEEVEAATKAQNTAFFYASNYSLGVNIFFALNKKLAEMMSAFNKEYKSSMVEIHHTQKLDAPSGTAITLAEGVIEKFAGVDSWTLKGEDEAKANGIEIEALREPDVPGTHEVTYESEIDRIDIKHTAHSRKGFALGAVLAGEWLHKKEGIFGMEDMLAL; encoded by the coding sequence ATGAATTTTTTATTAATAGGATACGGAAAAATGGGTAAAACCATTGAGGGTATTTTAAAAGAACGTGGACACAACATTGTCAATATTATTGACTTAAACAATAGAGAAGATTTAATCAATATCGACCCTTCTACTGTAGATGTGGCAATTGAATTTACTCAACCTAGTTCAGCCTACGATAATATCAAAGTATGTCTGGATAAAGGAATAAGAGTAGTTTCTGGTACTACAGGTTGGTTGGATAAGAAAGAAGAAGTTGAAGCGGCTACTAAAGCTCAAAACACTGCTTTCTTCTATGCATCAAATTATAGTTTAGGTGTAAATATCTTCTTTGCTTTAAATAAAAAACTAGCTGAGATGATGTCTGCTTTTAATAAGGAGTACAAATCATCAATGGTAGAAATTCATCATACTCAAAAATTGGATGCCCCAAGTGGTACTGCAATCACTTTAGCTGAAGGTGTGATCGAAAAATTTGCAGGTGTGGACTCTTGGACGCTTAAAGGCGAGGATGAAGCTAAAGCAAACGGTATCGAAATCGAAGCACTTAGAGAGCCAGACGTTCCTGGTACACATGAGGTGACTTACGAATCTGAAATCGACAGAATTGACATTAAACACACAGCACATTCAAGAAAAGGTTTTGCTCTAGGTGCTGTTTTAGCTGGAGAATGGCTTCATAAAAAAGAAGGTATCTTTGGTATGGAAGACATGTTAGCTTTATAG
- a CDS encoding polysaccharide deacetylase family protein: protein MIQRVGSIVRDKIFPSLTWKKEATSIPTIYLTFDDGPIPKITPWVLDQLAKYNAKATFFCVGDNIRKHPDVYNKVLEAGHTVGNHTFNHLQYWKTSYNKYLDNVKVCDEQLVSNPLFDADRKKPLFRPPHGQVGKQMIHTLKEKYEIIMWHVLTRDYNKNFNEEKCLATAIKLTEDGSIVVFHDSIKAEKNLRYVLPRFLEHFSKKGYVFASL, encoded by the coding sequence ATGATACAAAGAGTTGGCAGTATTGTAAGAGATAAAATTTTTCCGTCCCTGACATGGAAAAAAGAAGCAACCTCAATTCCTACTATTTATCTTACTTTTGATGATGGTCCCATTCCTAAGATTACACCTTGGGTTTTGGATCAATTAGCCAAATACAACGCAAAAGCAACCTTCTTTTGTGTGGGTGATAATATCAGAAAACATCCGGATGTATATAATAAGGTATTAGAGGCGGGTCATACTGTAGGTAATCATACTTTTAATCATTTACAATATTGGAAAACTTCTTATAATAAGTATTTGGATAATGTAAAGGTTTGCGATGAACAACTCGTTTCCAATCCACTCTTTGATGCCGATCGAAAGAAACCATTATTCCGACCTCCTCATGGACAAGTGGGAAAACAAATGATACATACTTTAAAAGAAAAGTACGAAATTATCATGTGGCATGTCCTTACAAGAGATTACAATAAGAACTTCAACGAAGAGAAGTGTTTAGCCACAGCAATTAAACTTACAGAGGACGGTTCGATCGTAGTTTTTCACGATAGTATTAAGGCAGAAAAAAATTTAAGGTATGTTCTACCCCGCTTTTTAGAGCATTTTTCTAAAAAAGGGTATGTTTTTGCCTCACTTTAA